Proteins encoded in a region of the Granulicella sibirica genome:
- a CDS encoding lipocalin-like domain-containing protein — protein sequence MRNKCIALLLLLGAVCATSQDRAAPNQSAKSYKIAQAGYTYEFPRDYFNHEDFQTEWWYYTGHLKSSNGRRFGYELTFFRQGVSRADNSHPWFVHDVWMAHLALSDINGQHFYNEERLNRTGPGVAGVDSQTGIVWNGNWQAHIAEHEEDLRGIAGKFSIALKLIPKKPPTIEGPNGVSQKAEGAGHASQYFSLTRLTTSGSIDIDGKAYQVGGTSWMDHEFFTGSMAAAETGWDWLSVQLEEGTELMLYRLRHADGTIDPYSSGTYIDATGKSLFLSAKDFAMIPVSDSESKWLSPATKASYPLHWHVSIPRLNMELDVTTPLKDQELTGNFGPSYWEGAIDVRGQRSQSPLSGVGYLEMTGYAKAGQPVLPR from the coding sequence ATGAGGAATAAGTGCATCGCACTCCTGCTCCTCCTCGGCGCAGTGTGCGCCACCTCGCAAGACCGTGCCGCCCCAAACCAGTCCGCAAAGAGCTACAAGATCGCGCAGGCAGGCTACACCTACGAGTTCCCGCGAGACTATTTCAACCATGAAGACTTCCAGACGGAGTGGTGGTATTACACCGGCCATCTAAAGTCCTCCAACGGCCGTCGCTTTGGATATGAACTGACCTTCTTTCGCCAGGGCGTTTCGCGCGCGGATAACAGTCACCCCTGGTTTGTCCACGACGTTTGGATGGCCCATCTTGCTCTCAGCGATATCAACGGCCAGCACTTCTACAACGAGGAGCGCCTCAACCGCACCGGCCCTGGCGTCGCCGGTGTCGACAGCCAGACCGGGATCGTCTGGAACGGTAATTGGCAGGCGCACATCGCCGAGCACGAGGAAGACCTGCGCGGCATCGCCGGCAAGTTCAGCATCGCGCTCAAGCTCATACCCAAAAAACCGCCTACGATCGAGGGCCCAAACGGGGTAAGCCAAAAGGCTGAAGGCGCGGGCCATGCATCCCAATACTTTTCGCTGACTCGCCTGACGACCTCGGGCTCCATCGATATAGACGGCAAAGCTTACCAGGTAGGCGGAACCTCCTGGATGGATCACGAGTTCTTCACCGGCTCCATGGCAGCCGCCGAAACCGGCTGGGACTGGCTGAGCGTTCAACTCGAAGAAGGCACGGAACTCATGCTCTACCGACTGCGCCACGCCGACGGCACTATCGATCCATACTCCTCAGGCACGTACATCGACGCAACCGGCAAGTCACTCTTCCTGTCAGCCAAAGACTTCGCAATGATCCCCGTTTCAGACTCAGAAAGCAAATGGCTAAGCCCGGCCACCAAGGCAAGCTACCCGCTTCATTGGCACGTCTCCATTCCGCGCTTGAATATGGAACTTGATGTGACCACGCCGCTCAAGGATCAGGAGTTGACGGGAAACTTCGGACCCTCCTACTGGGAGGGAGCCATCGACGTAAGAGGCCAACGCAGTCAGTCTCCCTTGAGCGGAGTCGGATATCTGGAGATGACAGGATACGCAAAAGCAGGCCAGCCGGTCCTCCCTAGATAG